A stretch of the Kazachstania africana CBS 2517 chromosome 12, complete genome genome encodes the following:
- the SEC13 gene encoding GTPase-activating protein SEC13 (similar to Saccharomyces cerevisiae SEC13 (YLR208W); ancestral locus Anc_7.338) — translation MVAITNAHNDLIHDAVLDYYGKRLATCSSDKTIKIFEVEGESQKLVSTLTGHEGPVWRVDWAHPKFGTILASCSYDGKVIIWKEENGRWSQIAVHAVHSASVNSIQWAPHEYGVVLLVGSSDGKISVVEFKENGVTNPIVIDAHAIGVNSVSWAPAVIQEKASASGTDSTSNNFQELRRFVSGGADNLVKVWKYSPEAQTYVLEDTLEGHSDWVRDVAWSPSVLLRSYIASVSQDRTCIIWTQENNKGVWKKTVLQEDRFPDVLWRASWSLSGNILAISGGDNKVTLWKENLEGKWESAGEVEQ, via the coding sequence ATGGTTGCTATAACGAACGCTCATAACGATTTGATCCATGATGCTGTGCTAGATTACTACGGTAAACGTCTGGCTACATGCTCATCAGATAAAACAATCAAGATTTTTGAAGTAGAAGGTGAATCACAAAAATTGGTCAGCACTTTGACTGGACACGAAGGTCCGGTTTGGAGGGTTGATTGGGCACATCCAAAGTTTGGTACTATCTTAGCCTCCTGTTCATATGATGGTAAAGTGATTATCTGGAAGGAAGAAAATGGCAGATGGTCTCAAATTGCAGTTCATGCCGTACATTCAGCATCTGTTAACTCCATTCAATGGGCTCCACACGAATACGGCGTTGTACTTTTAGTCGGTTCATCTGATGGTAAGATTTCTGTCGTAGagttcaaagaaaatggtgTTACTAACCCTATTGTCATTGATGCACATGCTATTGGTGTAAATTCAGTTTCATGGGCACCAGCAgtcattcaagaaaaggCATCTGCTTCTGGTACCGATTCtacatcaaataatttCCAAGAGTTACGTAGATTTGTTTCCGGTGGTGCCGATAATTTAGTTAAAGTCTGGAAATATAGTCCAGAAGCACAAACTTACGTTTTAGAAGATACGTTAGAAGGACATTCAGATTGGGTTAGAGACGTGGCTTGGTCACCATCCGTGTTACTACGCTCATATATTGCCAGCGTATCTCAAGACAGAACTTGTATCATTTGGACTCAAGAGAACAACAAGGGTGTATGGAAGAAGACAGTACTACAAGAAGACAGATTTCCCGACGTCTTATGGAGAGCAAGCTGGTCATTGTCAGGTAACATCTTGGCTATTTCTGGCGGTGACAACAAGGTCACTTTATGGAAAGAAAACCTAGAGGGTAAATGGGAATCCGCTGGTGAAGTTgaacaataa
- the HMX1 gene encoding Hmx1p (similar to Saccharomyces cerevisiae HMX1 (YLR205C); ancestral locus Anc_7.344) — protein MEQQVPSPTDTDALANRINFHTRDLHNVIDKTMSIKATFALRHSFIYKDILLSYYYVFRTLEDEIDFIISNDRSHIGEILRGFFNDKFRRKDQILKDLKFLNVIQDQSDDQWLSSRPELCKFLNFIKSNLHEHPVDVLAYCHVLYLALFAGGRIMRASMNKNLSFFFMPKFDKMSHTDVIMNATNFFKFDKDIVSENKLKSEYKRNYDILTKAKLNEDEKLEIIDISREIFKFNFNLLQEIGTVNKDELMKNFNYKMVTYVVEEWKFRKPQIKKYVILFLIIFHLFVFINLFKKFYLQAI, from the coding sequence ATGGAACAACAAGTACCTTCACCCACTGATACCGACGCTTTAGCTAATAGAATCAATTTTCATACAAGAGATTTACATAATGTTATTGACAAGACGATGTCAATTAAAGCCACTTTTGCCTTGAGACATAGTTTTATCTATAAGGATATCTTATTGTCGTATTACTATGTGTTCAGGACATTAGAAGAcgaaattgattttataaTTAGTAATGACAGAAGTCACATTGGTGAAATCTTAAGAGGTTTCTTCAACGATAAATTTAGAAGGAAGGATCAGATTCtaaaagatttaaaatttctaaatgTCATTCAAGATCAATCCGACGATCAATGGCTTTCAAGTCGTCCTGAactttgtaaatttttgaattttatcaaatcaaatttacaCGAACATCCAGTGGATGTCTTGGCTTACTGTCATGTTCTGTATTTGGCATTATTCGCTGGTGGCAGAATCATGAGAGCCAGTATGAATAagaatctttcattttttttcatgccaaaatttgataaaatgtCACATACTGACGTTATAATGAATGCAAcgaatttcttcaaattcgaTAAAGATATCGTCagtgaaaataaattgaaatcagaaTATAAGAGAAACTATGACATTTTAACTAAAGCGAAgttaaatgaagatgaaaaattggagattattgacatttcaagagaaatttttaaatttaattttaatcttttacAAGAAATTGGTACTGTtaataaagatgaattaatgaaaaatttcaactaTAAAATGGTCACCTATGTAGTGGAAGAATGGAAATTCAGAAAACCACAGATTAAAAAATACGTAATCCTATTTTTAATCATATTCCACTTATTCGTTTTCatcaatcttttcaaaaaattctattTACAAGCTATTTAA
- the QRI5 gene encoding mitochondrial 37S ribosomal mS38 domain-containing protein (similar to Saccharomyces cerevisiae QRI5 (YLR204W); ancestral locus Anc_7.345), translating into MMFRQLTRLMVPRTVLIRPSVLCSMNRGYHATSGVINDSISFIPWIPWKKPTSLLQAVGAASVQEDGMFTDSVLRKRRKKMKKHKLRKRRKRERADKRKLSQGK; encoded by the coding sequence ATGATGTTTAGACAATTGACTAGATTGATGGTTCCCAGGACGGTGCTGATAAGGCCGTCTGTGTTATGCAGCATGAATCGGGGATACCATGCGACCAGTGGTGTTATAAATGATAGTATCAGTTTTATACCGTGGATTCCTTGGAAGAAGCCTACTTCATTATTGCAAGCAGTGGGAGCAGCATCGGTGCAAGAAGACGGGATGTTTACTGATTCTGTGCtcagaaagagaagaaagaagatgaaaaaacacaaattgaggaaaagaagaaaacgaGAAAGAGCAGATAAGAGGAAGTTATCACAAGGTAAATAG
- the YKE2 gene encoding tubulin-binding prefolding complex subunit YKE2 (similar to Saccharomyces cerevisiae YKE2 (YLR200W); ancestral locus Anc_7.352) codes for MSELAAQYQKLQSELEELIVARQKLETQLQENKIVNDEFKSLKEETQVYKLTGNVLLPIEQDEARGNVDKRLEFIEKEITRCEGNIKSKQTEIENIRNELVKLRSGQ; via the coding sequence ATGTCAGAGTTGGCTGCACAGTATCAGAAACTCCAGAGTGAATTGGAAGAGTTAATAGTGGCCAGACAGAAGCTGGAAACGCAGTTGCAAGAAAACAAGATTGTCAACGATGAGTTTAAGAGCTTGAAAGAAGAGACGCAAGTTTATAAGTTGACTGGTAATGTTCTGTTGCCGATTGAACAGGATGAGGCACGTGGTAATGTGGATAAGAGACTAGAGTTTATTGAGAAGGAGATTACACGATGTGAAGGGAATATTAAGAGTAAACAGacagaaattgaaaacataAGAAATGAATTGGTTAAATTGCGTTCAGGCCAATGA
- the PNP1 gene encoding purine-nucleoside phosphorylase (similar to Saccharomyces cerevisiae PNP1 (YLR209C); ancestral locus Anc_7.337) — protein sequence MSTIDMDKERQLISTSSEYLSTLFKVHQQQHPKLELPKVLIICGSGLSGIARRLEAENPLPLTVTYESIPGFKKSTVPGHSGSLVFGTMNGTPVVLMNGRLHGYEGHTIYETVFPLRVINDMGTVKTVIVTNASGGLNSKYKPCDLMCIYDHINFPGLAGLHPLKGPNFDDIGPRFLPLSDAYDLKLRKLLFEKFNQLKLNENRKLHEGTYCFVSGPTFETRAESRMIRNSGADAVGMSTVPEVIVARHCGWRVLALSLITNSVVVDPPASALDKNPTPLDKGVASHGEVLENSRIASLDVEKLIAAVVEDL from the coding sequence ATGAGCACTATCGACATGGATAAGGAGCGTCAATTGATTTCTACATCCTCAGAGTATCTTTCGACCCTTTTCAAGGTGCATCAGCAACAACATCCGAAATTAGAACTACCAAAAGTCTTAATTATTTGTGGTTCAGGGTTATCTGGTATAGCACGTCGTCTTGAAGCAGAAAATCCATTGCCTCTGACTGTAACATATGAATCAATCCCAggtttcaagaaaagtaCTGTTCCTGGCCATTCAGGCTCCTTGGTATTTGGAACGATGAACGGGACTCCCGTAGTGTTGATGAACGGTAGATTACATGGGTACGAAGGTCACACAATATACGAGACAGTGTTTCCTTTAAGAGTTATAAATGACATGGGGACAGTAAAGACGGTCATTGTCACTAATGCATCCGGTGGGTTGAATTCAAAGTACAAACCATGCGACCTCATGTGTATTTACGATCATATCAATTTTCCTGGACTGGCTGGATTACATCCTTTGAAGGGCCCAAATTTCGACGACATAGGTCCAAGATTTTTGCCATTAAGTGATGCATATGATCTTAAACTGAGAAAGTTACTATTCGAgaaattcaatcaattaaaattaaatgaaaataggAAGTTACATGAAGGTACCTACTGCTTTGTTTCTGGCCCCACTTTTGAAACAAGAGCTGAATCAAGAATGATAAGGAATTCTGGTGCAGATGCTGTCGGAATGAGTACGGTGCCAGAAGTTATTGTTGCAAGACACTGTGGCTGGAGAGTATTGGCATTGAGTTTAATTACTAATAGTGTAGTAGTTGATCCACCTGCTAGTGCTTTAGACAAAAACCCTACTCCTCTGGATAAGGGAGTCGCTTCACATGGTGAAGTTCTAGAGAATAGCAGAATTGCGTCATTGGACGTTGAGAAGCTGATTGCAGCAGTTGTTGAAGATCTGTGA
- the HRD3 gene encoding ubiquitin ligase complex subunit HRD3 (similar to Saccharomyces cerevisiae HRD3 (YLR207W); ancestral locus Anc_7.339): MKPLSYFLLYSSLIYSTFAKKETREDPWNEITKITSSLPIRPNPFEVTELQGDISFYIPIDYFEESEESKFNDFWLSKSYPNQIYLYNLLTESSENYNNANATFMLSRLFLYQHYNFPHNKTLAHHYLNKYNELTSYSDPTTLFEEAVMHSTGLFGTIPVDPAKALLYYERAARAGSLQAKQALAYKYFNGINVPRDFDKSLVLYREVAESIKKNSYSDYDWNVNFPYFESYNVRLPDFEDGLLGPGLGSTSLSTVRKKSARPDITSSVLTKMNGGTIILQFGNVDNSNAFAIGDNDESEDQLVDIFYTAWDEYKGTYTKKRDVEKSRLLLEATVTQYDKDVIIMDNLQRYFYSKCLDLLGHIYFTGDGLPEPDLYAAENYLKKAILVIEGSSRLHSRAHIDMGLLQQYKYHNETSAVEHYRKSIELRSNNGIVEYQLAKLNSRNPSLHIGDSFTLLQAACTKGFIPAIYEFAKMTEKGLKNRYNCEDTAYLFKLFVEENESIMAPHLTNAFAELLLGNTETALWEYTKASEQGYEMAQVSAAYLMYQIPTKLDEPPLTTDERKDMAITYYMRAFKQNNVDAGVIAGDVYYDKGQYEKAFSMYQSAALKYSVQAIWNLGYMYEYGLGVPMDFHLAKRYYDQVLEFNHKFYLGVKLSVLKLRIKSFWIWIMGNQANTTIINPNSKSLPLVGRIKNIFDKIVHRGEYGSKNAKDAQKDGSGTLFEERNPHKTVVQSGFDGFNARTNNDQDGIAGYLQSIGLHSEDVITILFVIFVFSFSFIMRTLAQRRGWNVQINGIPINPNNNNNEPQQQQGGFFNGNFDVQIFAI; the protein is encoded by the coding sequence ATGAAACCGTTGAGCTATTTTCTGCTATACTCGTCTCTAATATATTCTACTTTTGCCAAGAAAGAAACTAGGGAAGACCCTTGGAACGAAATAACGAAAATCACATCATCTCTGCCGATAAGGCCCAACCCATTTGAAGTAACAGAATTACAGGGTGATATAAGCTTTTATATTCCGATTGActattttgaagaaagtgaagaGTCCAAATTCAACGATTTTTGGTTGTCTAAATCCTATccaaatcaaatttatctATACAACTTATTGACGGAATCCAGtgaaaattataataatgCCAACGCCACTTTTATGCTTTCGAGGCTATTTCTTTATCAGCACTATAACTTCCCACATAACAAGACTTTGGctcatcattatttgaacAAATACAATGAACTGACGTCATACAGCGATCCCACTACTTTATTCGAAGAAGCGGTCATGCACTCAACGGGGCTATTTGGTACAATTCCTGTTGATCCGGCAAAGGCTTTATTGTACTATGAACGTGCTGCTCGTGCTGGCAGCTTGCAGGCCAAACAAGCCCTGGCttacaaatatttcaatggaaTAAATGTTCCAAgagattttgataaatcttTAGTACTATACAGGGAGGTCGCTGAATCCATCAAAAAGAACTCTTACAGTGACTACGATTGGAATGTAAACtttccatattttgaaaGCTACAATGTACGATTAccagattttgaagatggtTTACTTGGGCCAGGGTTGGGTTCAACATCGTTAAGTACAGTGAGAAAAAAGTCCGCTAGACCTGACATTACAAGTAGTGTTTTGACTAAAATGAATGGAGGAACTATTATTTTACAGTTCGGTAATGTTGATAATTCCAATGCCTTTGCAATTGGTGACAATGACGAAAGTGAAGATCAGCTTGTTGACATTTTTTATACCGCATGGGATGAATATAAGGGAACTTACACCAAGAAAAGGGATGTTGAAAAGAGTAGGTTACTTCTTGAGGCAACAGTGACGCAGTATGATAAAGATGTTATAATAATGGATAATCTACAGAGATATTTCTATTCGAAATGTCTTGATCTTTTAGGacatatttattttactGGAGATGGTCTTCCAGAACCAGATCTTTATGCTGctgaaaattatttgaaaaaggcCATTTTGGTTATCGAAGGTTCGTCGAGATTACATAGTCGTGCTCATATTGACATGGGGTTACTCCAGCAATATAAATATCACAATGAAACAAGCGCTGTTGAACATTACAGAAAAAGTATTGAATTAAGATCTAATAATGGGATTGTGGAGTATCAATTAGCGAAATTAAACAGCAGAAATCCATCTTTGCATATAGGAGATTCTTTTACTTTACTGCAAGCTGCATGCACGAAAGGTTTTATTCCAGCAATTTATGAATTTGCCAAGATGACTGAGAAGGGCTTAAAGAATAGGTACAATTGTGAAGATACGGCTTATTTGTTTAAATTATTTgtcgaagaaaatgaatcaattaTGGCCCCTCATTTGACAAATGCCTTTGCTGAGCTTTTGTTGGGCAACACAGAAACTGCACTGTGGGAATATACCAAGGCTTCAGAGCAAGGATATGAAATGGCACAGGTATCTGCAGCTTATTTGATGTATCAAATCCCCACAAAATTGGATGAACCTCCACTCACTACAGATGAGAGAAAAGATATGGCTATAACGTATTATATGAGGGCTTTCAAACAGAATAATGTGGATGCCGGTGTCATTGCAGGCGATGTATATTATGACAAGGGCCAGTATGAAAAGGCATTTTCGATGTATCAAAGCGCTGCATTGAAGTATTCTGTACAGGCAATCTGGAATTTGGGTTATATGTACGAGTATGGTCTCGGAGTTCCAATGGATTTCCATTTGGCAAAAAGGTATTACGACCAAGTATTGGAGTTTAACCACAAATTCTACTTGGGTGTTAAACTGAGCGtattgaaattaagaaTCAAATCTTTTTGGATTTGGATAATGGGAAATCAAGCTAATACCACTATTATAAATCctaattcaaaatctctACCTTTAGTAGGACgtataaaaaatatttttgacaAAATTGTACATAGAGGAGAATATGGATCTAAGAATGCTAAAGATGCTCAAAAGGACGGATCTGGTACTCTTTTTGAGGAGAGAAATCCCCATAAGACGGTGGTACAATCCGGGTTTGATGGCTTCAATGCCAGAACCAATAACGATCAAGATGGTATTGCCGGTTATTTGCAGTCTATTGGATTACATTCAGAAGATGTCATAACAATATTGTTTGTAATATTTGTCTTTTCCTTCAGTTTCATCATGAGGACTCTAGCTCAAAGAAGAGGTTGGAACGTCCAAATAAATGGCATTCCTATAAATcccaataataataataatgaaccacaacaacagcaagGAGGATTTTTCAACGGGAACTTTGACGTTCAAATATTTGCTATATGA
- the ENT2 gene encoding epsin (similar to Saccharomyces cerevisiae ENT1 (YDL161W) and ENT2 (YLR206W); ancestral locus Anc_7.342), which yields MSKQFVRSAKNVMKGYSSTQVLVRDATSNDNRVTNIDTLDDIASRSYDSVDFFEIMDMLDKRLNDKGKYWKHIVKSLTVLDYLVRFGSENCVLWCKENLYVIKTLREFRYEDDTGIDQGQIIRVKAKELTSLLQDEERLREERRFNNRRNRRNNRSANRSRATSRSQSNIGPDDDDLQRVIEESKKTAEEDERRRKELARYDEEDPEFQAALQLSKEEEELKNLQDLQRQQQQLQMLQQQQTSANVYYDVFGNPISYDEYMEYQQQKQLWEQQQEQQRIAQEQYLAQQQQQAWEEQQQALAQQQLWDQQQQQLQQQQQQQLWQQEQVPMVTGSNNPFSMDNLGKVNNAPPPQPVPQPQLAVQSPPQQIPQVAMPPLPQQQEQQPLKQNRTGNEEITEKYSELNNLLAQGTGVDTFGNTGQERIPAQHTKTGTFINSQGTGYKQVTNERSKNNPFLNTQYTGLPSSNIVPSSTGYGFGNQPQDSAQNQYSQQQQQYSQPQYNQAYPQQQQQQQQPNQQYQQMAYQQQYNLQQPQQQSNSAAPDQSISLIDL from the coding sequence ATGTCGAAGCAATTTGTTCGTTCAGCTAAAAATGTAATGAAAGGTTACTCTTCGACCCAGGTCCTTGTAAGAGATGCTACTTCGAACGATAATAGGGTCACAAATATTGATACATTGGATGATATTGCTTCTAGATCTTATGATTCTGTTGATTTTTTCGAAATTATGGATATGTTAGATAAGAGGCTTAATGATAAAGGGAAGTATTGGAAACATATTGTTAAATCGTTGACTGTATTAGATTATTTAGTTAGGTTTGGTAGTGAGAATTGTGTTCTTTGGTGTAAAGAAAATCTCTACGTTATAAAGACTTTAAGAGAATTCAGATACGAAGACGATACTGGTATCGATCAAGGCCAAATAATTAGAGTGAAAGCTAAAGAATTGACGTCTTTATTACAGGATGAAGAACGATTAAGAGAAGAAAGGAGATTCAATAATAGAAGAAATCGTCGTAATAACAGAAGTGCCAATAGAAGTAGAGCTACAAGTAGATcacaatcaaatattggTCCAGATGATGACGATTTGCAGAGGgtcattgaagaaagtaaGAAAACtgcagaagaagatgaaaggCGTAGGAAAGAATTGGCAAGatatgatgaagaagatccTGAATTTCAAGCTGCATTACAGTTAAGtaaagaagaggaagaattgaaaaacttgCAAGATTTGCAAagacaacaacaacaattacAAATGttgcaacaacaacagaCTTCTGCAAATGTTTATTATGATGTATTTGGAAATCCAATCTCATATGATGAGTATATGGAATATCAACAACAAAAGCAATTGTGGGAAcaacaacaagaacaacAGAGAATTGCTCAAGAGCAGTATCTAGCTcagcaacagcagcaaGCGTGGGAAGAACAACAACAAGCTCTTGCTCAACAGCAACTATGGGAccaacaacagcagcaattacaacaacagcaacagcaacaactCTGGCAGCAGGAACAAGTGCCTATGGTTACTGGATCAAATAAtccattttcaatggataATCTCGGCAAGGTAAATAATGCACCTCCTCCACAACCTGTTCCACAACCGCAACTTGCTGTACAATCCCCTCCACAACAGATCCCACAAGTGGCAATGCCTCCACTGCCAcaacaacaagaacaacaaCCTTTGAAACAAAACAGAACAGGCAATGAGGAAATCACCGAAAAATACAGTGAATTAAACAATCTTTTGGCTCAAGGAACTGGTGTGGACACGTTCGGTAATACTGGTCAAGAAAGAATTCCAGCCCAACATACAAAGACAGGAACTTTTATCAACTCGCAGGGTACAGGATACAAGCAAGTAACGAATGAACGCTCCAAAAACAATCCGTTCTTAAACACTCAATACACAGGTTTACCAAGTTCCAATATTGTTCCTTCAAGCACTGGCTATGGATTTGGTAACCAGCCACAAGACTCTGCACAAAACCAATACTcacaacagcaacaacaatacTCACAGCCTCAATATAATCAAGCATACCCtcaacagcagcaacaacaacaacaaccaAACCAGCAATATCAACAAATGGCTTACCAACAGCAATACAACTTACAGCAGCCTCAACAGCAAAGCAACAGCGCTGCTCCAGATCAAAGTATAAGTTTGATTGATTTATGA
- the COQ9 gene encoding ubiquinone biosynthesis protein COQ9 (similar to Saccharomyces cerevisiae COQ9 (YLR201C); ancestral locus Anc_7.351), with amino-acid sequence MVMSSFTPLNKSLLRTTQFKCLRRLYHPASNEYVNPTTISPLTYSMDSIQSKILSHSLKEYVPTSGFNEKSILKSINDLGYSSSMMSVIGASNSPSFAHSSPAVLELIKYNLVSKRIELTKDTNDNTTTTLKELLLKRLEMDIPISSQLRGLFAQLATPGKFMFDVSLPELFQLADDMIFFSNEKDHHDMAWYSKRLAVSMAYVTSKMFMIQDTSNNFQMTMDFASDKVDRVMNLGEYYNNVEEYAWFTLMNSINLVKSQFSRM; translated from the coding sequence ATGGTCATGTCTAGCTTTACTCCATTGAATAAGTCCTTGCTAAGGACAACCCAATTCAAATGTCTTCGTCGTCTTTACCATCCTGCTTCCAATGAATATGTCAATCCTACCACGATCAGTCCCTTAACCTATTCCATGGACTCAATCCAATCAAAAATCTTGTCCCATTCTTTGAAGGAATATGTCCCTACGTCAGGGTTCAACGAGAAATCGATACTCAAATCAATCAATGACTTAGGCTATTCTTCCTCGATGATGTCCGTCATAGGTGCATCAAATTCTCCATCCTTTGCTCATTCATCACCTGCTGTCTTAGAGTTGATCAAATACAATCTAGTCTCAAAGAGAATTGAACTCACTAAGGATACCAACGACAATACAACGACCACATTGAAAGAACTActcttgaaaagattggAAATGGATATTCCAATAAGCAGTCAACTCAGAGGTTTATTCGCTCAATTGGCTACACCGGGGAAATTTATGTTCGATGTTTCATTACCTGAATTATTCCAACTAGCTGATGACATGATATTCTTTTCCAACGAGAAAGATCATCATGATATGGCTTGGTATTCAAAGAGACTCGCTGTCTCAATGGCTTATGTGACAAGTAAAATGTTTATGATTCAGGACACTTCGAATAATTTCCAAATGACAATGGATTTTGCTTCTGATAAAGTAGATCGTGTAATGAATTTAGGTGAATATTACAATAACGTTGAAGAATACGCTTGGTTTACATTAATGAATTCTATCAATTTAGTCAAATCACAATTCTCCAGAATGTAG
- the PBA1 gene encoding Pba1p (similar to Saccharomyces cerevisiae PBA1 (YLR199C); ancestral locus Anc_7.353) encodes MLFKQWNELVEPRHQLDSPVILKNEESLQESPLPQVEIPSTVNFSDYKKIILTTKVMNPLFPKNLLKMEDLGNIETTLLLTESKMTDDEQNHYSWDFNENFPNEFNPSMESATGNNNFSFKFPIYRISSTDTLLISIDENFLKVSPIFLNLISKKLTSSINNDKSSILLLGASDKISNNIKTVTNKNCSINPPEFITGFIGSLLYELLEIGTDNFECIIVPSEGPIGFEKLSLSTMEELINQFFHELGSQMDFKTYYDECHRNWKLEGSATSTQSGLYI; translated from the exons ATGCTA TTCAAACAATGGAATGAATTAGTCGAACCAAGACATCAATTGGATTCAccagtgatattgaaaaatgaagaatcCCTACAGGAATCACCATTACCTCAAGTGGAGATCCCAAGCACCGTCAATTTCAGTGATTATAAAAAGATTATATTGACTACAAAAGTAATGAACCCATTGTTCCCtaaaaatttgttaaaaaTGGAAGATTTAGGTAATATTGAAACTACATTGCTGTTGACTGAATCGAAAATGACTGATGATGAACAAAACCACTATTCTTGGGATTTTAATGAGAATTTCCCCAATGAATTCAACCCATCTATGGAAAGTGCCACTGGTaataacaatttttcattcaaattccCAATTTATCGTATATCATCTACAGATACTTTGTTAATTTCCATCGATgagaattttttgaaagtcTCACCCATTTTCTTAAATCTAATATCTAAAAAATTGACCagttcaataaataatgacaaATCTTCAATCTTATTACTAGGTGCATCGGATAAAATTAGTAATAACATAAAAACAGtcacaaataaaaattgcTCAATAAATCCACCTGAATTTATTACTGGTTTCATTGGATCTTTACTCtatgaattattagaaatCGGAACGGACAATTTTGAATGCATTATTGTACCCAGTGAAGGTCCAAttggatttgaaaaactgtCTCTATCAACCATGGAGGAACtaatcaatcaattttttcatgaATTAGGCAGTCAAATGGATTTTAAGACATATTACGATGAATGTCATCGGAATTGGAAATTAGAAGGATCCGCTACAAGTACACAGTCTGGCCTATATATTTAA